One window of Dechloromonas sp. ZY10 genomic DNA carries:
- a CDS encoding response regulator transcription factor: protein MTTTPTLLIVDDSRMSRMLIRAIVTQLRPGWAIVEAASGEEALTQVEAHQPDFVSMDVNMPGMSGLEAAGRIRIRHPEIRIAICTANIQASTEQESRKLNLYFIKKPVTEASITQMVACFEE, encoded by the coding sequence ATGACAACTACCCCTACCTTGCTGATTGTTGACGATAGCCGGATGTCCCGCATGCTGATCCGCGCCATCGTGACCCAGTTGCGTCCCGGCTGGGCGATCGTCGAGGCAGCATCCGGCGAAGAGGCGCTGACGCAGGTTGAAGCGCATCAGCCCGACTTTGTCAGCATGGATGTGAATATGCCGGGGATGAGCGGGCTCGAAGCCGCCGGGCGAATCCGGATTCGCCATCCTGAAATCAGGATTGCGATTTGTACTGCCAACATCCAGGCCAGTACCGAACAGGAAAGCCGCAAGCTCAATCTGTATTTCATCAAGAAACCGGTGACCGAGGCCAGCATCACTCAGATGGTCGCCTGTTTCGAGGAGTGA
- a CDS encoding ATP-binding protein encodes MSFSGSLADIRQFSDALANGVVVLDAEARVVIWNRWLVTAAGIAPEEALGKTLPEVFPAIERSRLIEAVNFAIQRQMPSLLSPALHGTLLALYRNPEDRRQGLRMRHMIHVVPLSGLTGAACMLQITDMTAAIAREQRLRTQAEELRLSNQALEHSRQRLASVLGAAPFAILIVSRAGIIELCNESAEATLGYSASELSGQPVEVLVPLAARAGHAAHVAGYHAAPMARQMGSGRRIWALRKDGSEFIAEIGLTPISIDDEQKTLVTVIDITRRAHNEDELERYRCSLERMVDERTAEAETARRLAEQASEAKSRLLANVSHELKTPLHAVVSFAHLGEERCQDNSAIPPRIAQYFSRISESATRLEELIHSLLDLSGLDAGSAVFVLKPGQLAPIVKAAVTAMHGEAKVRQLQIDTSGVSPELAAHCDSARIGEVLRRLLDNSLQFSPPGSVVSIAATLCEGGKAVEVTVADRGLGIPEGELESVFDAFVQSSRTRSSAGGKGMGLAICRHIIRGHGGRIQALNRAGGGCELRFTLPAVALAPGA; translated from the coding sequence ATGAGCTTTAGCGGGTCGTTGGCCGATATCCGGCAGTTTTCCGACGCGCTGGCCAACGGCGTCGTGGTACTTGATGCCGAAGCCCGGGTGGTGATCTGGAACCGCTGGCTGGTCACGGCGGCTGGCATTGCGCCGGAAGAGGCTTTGGGTAAAACCTTGCCCGAGGTATTTCCAGCGATTGAGCGTAGTCGTCTGATCGAGGCCGTCAATTTTGCCATCCAGCGGCAGATGCCATCCCTGCTTTCGCCGGCGCTGCACGGAACCCTGCTGGCGTTGTACCGGAATCCGGAAGACCGCCGCCAGGGACTGCGCATGCGCCACATGATCCATGTGGTTCCGCTGTCCGGGCTGACCGGTGCCGCCTGCATGTTGCAGATTACCGACATGACTGCGGCGATTGCCCGCGAGCAGCGTCTGCGGACCCAGGCCGAGGAGTTGCGCCTGTCCAACCAGGCACTTGAGCATTCGCGCCAGCGCCTGGCATCGGTCCTCGGAGCGGCGCCTTTTGCCATCCTGATTGTCAGTCGAGCCGGGATCATCGAGTTGTGCAATGAATCGGCGGAGGCAACCCTGGGCTACTCTGCTAGCGAACTGTCCGGCCAGCCGGTCGAGGTTCTGGTGCCGCTGGCGGCGCGGGCCGGACATGCTGCCCATGTCGCCGGTTACCATGCAGCACCGATGGCCCGCCAGATGGGGAGCGGCCGGAGGATTTGGGCGTTACGCAAGGACGGCAGTGAATTCATCGCAGAAATTGGCTTGACCCCGATTTCAATCGACGACGAGCAGAAAACACTGGTCACGGTGATCGATATTACCCGCCGGGCGCATAACGAAGATGAACTTGAGCGTTATCGCTGCAGTCTGGAGCGGATGGTGGACGAACGCACGGCTGAGGCCGAAACAGCCCGCCGGCTGGCCGAACAGGCCAGTGAAGCCAAGTCGAGGCTATTGGCCAATGTCTCCCATGAATTGAAAACGCCGCTGCATGCGGTCGTTTCATTTGCCCATCTGGGCGAGGAACGGTGCCAGGATAATTCAGCGATTCCTCCCCGGATTGCCCAGTATTTTTCGCGCATTTCGGAGTCGGCGACACGGCTCGAAGAGTTGATTCACTCCCTGCTCGATCTGTCCGGTCTGGATGCGGGATCTGCGGTTTTTGTCCTCAAGCCGGGGCAATTGGCCCCGATTGTCAAGGCTGCGGTGACTGCGATGCACGGCGAAGCGAAAGTCCGGCAGTTGCAGATCGATACCAGTGGCGTTTCGCCGGAACTGGCTGCTCATTGCGACAGCGCCCGGATTGGTGAGGTTTTGCGTCGCCTGCTCGATAATTCTCTGCAATTTTCGCCGCCTGGCAGCGTGGTCAGTATCGCCGCTACCTTGTGCGAGGGGGGCAAGGCGGTTGAGGTTACGGTTGCCGACCGCGGCCTCGGTATTCCCGAAGGCGAACTGGAGAGCGTGTTCGACGCCTTTGTCCAGAGCAGCCGTACGCGCTCTTCGGCAGGTGGCAAGGGCATGGGGCTGGCCATCTGCCGCCACATCATTCGGGGGCATGGCGGTCGTATCCAGGCGCTGAATCGTGCTGGTGGCGGCTGCGAACTGCGGTTTACCCTGCCGGCAGTCGCTTTGGCGCCCGGCGCTTAA
- the mfd gene encoding transcription-repair coupling factor, with protein MPTSPLLPLPPLPAPGLRHDLPLPAGSADALQLAEIARRPSGRQLLVAIVENAADAQRLLDEIPWFAPQLRVRLLPDWETLPYDSFSPHQDLVSERLATLWATLQGELDILLVPASTAVYRLAPPEFLAAYTFAFKKGEAIDAEKFRAQVTLAGYAHVTQVVSPGEYSIRGGLIDLFPMGSPVPYRLDLFDDEIESIKTFDVDTQRTIYPVPEVRLLPAREFPMDDKGRTRFRQKFREAFEGDPAKSGIYKDVSQGIASAGIEYYLPLFFEETATLFDYLPPDALLLTHGDATAAIGAFWKDTRSRHTLLQGDKARPLLPPEMLFLSDEEFFIAAKRHGRLALTGKNADPAASTVKLPDIAVDRRAEDPLGKLRQWLASQPGRVLLLAESAGRRETLAAMLAEHGLKPATSNDFAGFLGGDAALALGVAPLHAGFMLAGSTTGAALSFVTEAELYAGAPRRTRREAARKASFDNWLKDLTELKVGDPVVHESHGIGRYQGLIRMDLGSGEQEFLELHYANAAKLFVPVAQLHVISRYSGAEPEAAPLHTLGSGQWEKAKRKAAEQARDTAAELLALYAARAARQGHAFAFQENDYELFADGFGFEETADQAAAIAAVIEDMKSGKPMDRLVCGDVGFGKTEVALRAAFCAVAGGKQVAVLCPTTLLCEQHYQTFADRFADWPVKVAEISRFKTAKESAQALQELAEGKIDIIIGTHKLIGKDVKFDRLGLVIIDEEHRFGVRQKETLKAMRAEVDVLTLTATPIPRTLAMSMEGLRDFSVIATAPQKRLAIKTFVSKFSDGIIREAVLRELKRGGQVYFLHNEVNTIENMREKLEKLVPEARIVIGHGQMNERELERVMRDFTSQRANLLLCTTIIETGIDNPHANTILINRSEKFGLAQLHQLRGRVGRSHHQAYAYLLVQDEKALTKQAKQRLEAIQMSEELGSGFFLAMHDLEIRGAGEVLGDNQSGEMQEVGFNVFTEMLNRAVSQLRQGKTVDTLDLTQPLGISTEINLRTPALLPDAYCPDVHERLTLYKRLANCESAEQLDAMQEELVDRFGELPLQGQSLLATHRLRLLVKPLLIQKLDAAADQITLQFSPEFTKNPPIEPIRIINLIQKNRNYKLAGQDKISLLRHCPGLNDKVAAIKDMIRELSK; from the coding sequence GTGCCCACCTCCCCCCTGCTTCCTCTGCCGCCCCTTCCCGCCCCCGGCTTGCGTCACGATTTGCCGCTCCCGGCTGGCTCGGCCGACGCCCTGCAACTGGCTGAAATAGCCCGCCGCCCGTCAGGCCGGCAATTGCTGGTGGCGATTGTCGAAAACGCCGCCGACGCGCAAAGGCTGCTCGATGAAATCCCCTGGTTTGCACCGCAATTGCGCGTACGTCTGCTACCCGACTGGGAAACCCTGCCCTACGACAGTTTTTCACCGCACCAGGACCTGGTTTCCGAACGCCTGGCGACCCTGTGGGCGACCTTGCAGGGCGAACTCGACATCCTGCTGGTTCCGGCCTCGACTGCTGTCTATCGACTGGCACCACCGGAATTCCTGGCCGCTTATACCTTTGCCTTCAAGAAAGGCGAAGCGATCGATGCCGAAAAGTTCCGCGCCCAAGTCACGCTGGCTGGCTACGCCCACGTCACGCAGGTGGTTTCGCCCGGTGAATATTCGATCCGAGGCGGCCTGATCGACCTGTTCCCGATGGGTTCGCCGGTGCCCTACCGGCTCGACCTGTTCGACGACGAAATCGAGAGCATCAAGACTTTTGACGTCGACACTCAGCGCACGATTTACCCGGTGCCGGAAGTTCGTCTGTTGCCAGCCCGCGAATTTCCGATGGATGACAAGGGGCGCACCCGCTTCCGCCAGAAGTTCCGCGAAGCCTTCGAGGGCGATCCCGCCAAATCAGGAATTTACAAGGATGTCTCGCAAGGCATCGCCAGCGCCGGGATCGAGTATTACCTGCCGCTGTTCTTTGAAGAAACCGCAACGCTGTTTGATTACCTGCCGCCGGATGCGCTGCTGCTGACTCACGGCGATGCCACGGCCGCCATCGGTGCTTTCTGGAAAGACACCCGTTCGCGCCACACCCTGCTGCAGGGCGACAAGGCCCGGCCGCTGCTGCCGCCGGAAATGCTGTTCCTCAGCGATGAAGAATTCTTCATCGCGGCTAAGCGCCACGGTCGACTGGCGCTAACCGGCAAAAATGCCGATCCTGCGGCGTCGACCGTGAAACTCCCCGACATCGCCGTCGACCGCCGCGCCGAGGACCCGCTGGGCAAGCTCCGGCAGTGGCTGGCCAGCCAACCGGGCCGCGTCTTGCTGCTCGCCGAATCGGCCGGCCGCCGCGAAACCCTGGCCGCGATGCTCGCCGAGCACGGCCTGAAGCCGGCCACCAGCAACGATTTTGCCGGCTTCCTCGGCGGCGATGCCGCGCTGGCGCTGGGCGTCGCCCCCTTGCACGCCGGCTTCATGCTCGCCGGCAGCACCACTGGCGCAGCGCTGAGTTTCGTCACCGAAGCCGAACTCTACGCCGGGGCTCCGCGCCGTACCCGCCGCGAGGCGGCAAGAAAAGCCAGTTTCGACAACTGGCTGAAGGACCTCACCGAACTCAAGGTCGGCGATCCGGTCGTGCATGAAAGCCACGGCATCGGCCGCTACCAGGGCTTGATCCGCATGGACCTCGGCAGCGGCGAGCAGGAATTTCTCGAACTGCACTACGCCAACGCGGCCAAGCTCTTCGTGCCGGTGGCGCAGCTGCACGTAATTTCCCGTTACTCCGGTGCCGAGCCGGAAGCTGCGCCGCTGCACACGCTCGGCTCGGGCCAATGGGAGAAGGCCAAACGCAAGGCCGCCGAGCAGGCCCGTGACACCGCTGCCGAACTGCTGGCGCTCTACGCCGCCCGCGCCGCACGCCAGGGTCACGCCTTCGCTTTCCAGGAAAACGACTACGAATTGTTTGCCGACGGTTTCGGTTTCGAGGAAACCGCCGATCAGGCCGCCGCCATCGCCGCCGTGATCGAGGACATGAAATCCGGCAAGCCGATGGACCGTCTGGTCTGCGGCGATGTCGGCTTCGGCAAGACCGAAGTCGCGCTGCGCGCCGCCTTCTGCGCCGTCGCCGGCGGCAAGCAGGTGGCCGTGCTCTGCCCGACCACCCTGCTCTGCGAACAGCACTACCAGACCTTCGCCGACCGCTTTGCCGACTGGCCGGTCAAGGTCGCCGAGATTTCCCGCTTCAAGACCGCCAAGGAATCGGCGCAGGCCCTGCAGGAACTGGCCGAAGGCAAGATCGACATCATCATCGGCACCCACAAGCTGATCGGCAAGGACGTCAAGTTCGACCGCCTGGGCCTCGTGATCATCGACGAGGAACACCGTTTCGGCGTCCGCCAGAAGGAAACGCTGAAAGCCATGCGCGCCGAAGTCGATGTACTGACCCTGACCGCAACGCCGATCCCGCGCACGCTGGCGATGTCGATGGAAGGTCTGCGCGACTTCTCGGTGATTGCCACCGCGCCGCAAAAGCGGCTGGCGATCAAGACCTTCGTCTCCAAGTTCTCCGACGGCATCATCCGCGAAGCCGTGCTGCGCGAACTGAAGCGCGGCGGCCAGGTGTACTTCCTGCACAACGAGGTCAACACCATCGAGAACATGCGCGAGAAGCTGGAAAAGCTGGTGCCGGAAGCACGCATCGTGATCGGCCACGGCCAGATGAACGAGCGCGAACTCGAACGGGTGATGCGCGACTTCACCAGCCAGCGCGCCAACCTCTTGCTGTGCACGACCATCATCGAGACCGGGATCGACAACCCGCACGCCAACACCATCCTGATCAACCGCTCGGAAAAATTCGGCCTCGCCCAACTGCACCAGTTGCGCGGCCGGGTCGGCCGTTCGCATCACCAGGCCTACGCCTACCTGCTGGTCCAGGATGAAAAAGCACTGACCAAGCAGGCCAAGCAGCGGCTGGAAGCGATCCAGATGTCCGAAGAACTCGGCTCCGGTTTCTTCCTGGCGATGCACGACCTGGAAATCCGTGGTGCTGGAGAAGTGCTCGGCGACAACCAGTCGGGCGAGATGCAGGAAGTCGGCTTCAACGTCTTCACCGAGATGCTCAACCGCGCCGTGTCGCAGCTGCGCCAGGGCAAGACGGTCGATACGCTGGACCTGACCCAGCCGCTCGGGATCAGCACCGAGATCAACCTGCGCACTCCGGCGCTGCTGCCCGACGCCTACTGCCCGGATGTGCACGAACGCCTGACGCTGTACAAGCGCCTGGCCAACTGCGAAAGTGCCGAACAACTCGACGCGATGCAGGAAGAACTGGTTGATCGCTTCGGCGAACTGCCGCTACAGGGCCAGTCCTTGCTGGCGACCCATCGCCTGCGTTTGCTGGTCAAACCGCTGCTGATCCAGAAACTGGATGCGGCGGCGGACCAGATCACCCTCCAGTTCAGCCCGGAATTCACGAAGAATCCGCCGATCGAGCCGATCAGGATCATCAATTTGATCCAGAAGAACCGGAACTACAAACTGGCCGGACAGGATAAAATTTCTCTTTTGCGCCACTGCCCAGGCCTTAATGACAAGGTGGCGGCGATCAAGGACATGATACGCGAGCTGAGCAAATGA
- the argC gene encoding N-acetyl-gamma-glutamyl-phosphate reductase yields MTYKVFVDGQEGTTGLQINEYLAQRGDIELLKIDSDKRKDLAERKRLINESDITFLCLPDAAAKESVSLVDNPNTCVIDASTAHRVDPAWTFGLPELAKDQRTKIKASKRIANPGCHATAFILALRPLVEAGLLPAATQIAANSITGYSGGGKSMIAEYQNAAASTTALKAPRPYALALAHKHLPEMQAYTGLTVAPIFQPIVGPFYKGLAVTAYLQPQQFSRAAGPEEVRQIIADYYAGERFINVLPFDLEATTDGGFYDVEANNGSNRVDIAVFGNAERMLLIARLDNLGKGASGAAVQAMNVHLGVEESLGLV; encoded by the coding sequence ATGACCTACAAAGTCTTTGTCGACGGCCAGGAAGGCACGACCGGCCTGCAGATCAACGAATACCTCGCGCAACGCGGCGATATTGAACTGCTCAAGATCGATTCCGACAAGCGCAAGGACCTGGCCGAACGCAAGCGCCTGATCAACGAATCCGACATCACTTTCCTTTGCCTGCCGGATGCCGCCGCCAAGGAGTCGGTGAGCCTGGTCGACAACCCGAATACCTGCGTCATCGACGCCTCGACCGCGCACCGCGTCGATCCGGCCTGGACCTTCGGCCTGCCCGAACTGGCCAAGGACCAGCGCACAAAAATCAAGGCCAGCAAGCGCATTGCCAACCCCGGCTGCCACGCCACTGCCTTCATCCTGGCCCTGCGTCCGCTGGTCGAGGCCGGCCTGCTGCCGGCGGCCACCCAGATCGCAGCCAACTCGATCACCGGCTACTCCGGCGGCGGCAAGTCGATGATTGCCGAGTACCAGAACGCCGCTGCCAGCACGACTGCCCTCAAGGCCCCGCGCCCCTATGCGCTGGCGCTGGCGCACAAGCACCTGCCGGAAATGCAGGCCTACACCGGGTTGACCGTGGCACCGATCTTCCAGCCCATCGTCGGCCCCTTCTACAAGGGCCTGGCGGTCACCGCCTATCTGCAGCCGCAGCAATTCAGCCGTGCCGCCGGCCCGGAAGAAGTACGCCAGATCATCGCCGACTATTACGCCGGCGAACGCTTCATCAATGTCCTGCCCTTTGACCTCGAAGCCACCACCGACGGCGGTTTTTACGATGTCGAAGCCAACAATGGCAGCAACCGCGTCGATATCGCCGTCTTTGGCAATGCCGAACGGATGCTGTTGATTGCCCGCCTCGACAACCTTGGCAAAGGCGCATCGGGCGCAGCGGTGCAGGCGATGAACGTACACCTCGGGGTCGAGGAAAGCCTCGGCCTGGTCTAA
- a CDS encoding M48 family metallopeptidase yields MSASEASTVTVSARHFDGRSARAHRVCLRFSATGVVVESEAGEWRLPAGEFSVSEVLGATPRSLTLADGQSFEVSDVAALARGLRLLGRREAAVTRWQQSWRGVGAALAATVLLVLVAYQWGLPALSRGLAAAAPAAVSEHLAQQTLAFLDRGMTRPSRLPEARQAALRAKAQQWFPPAAGGPAWQLQFRASALGPNALALPNGEIVLFDALVELAEGDEQVLAVVAHELGHVAARHGLRQLIQSSLVGFIAGAYLGDLSSLVSGLAAALLEAGYSRDFEREADAYAVARLRALGQPPQLLAGMLQRLEAAHAAAAGEAAEEAASDRQTGWGGLASHPETAERIARILADR; encoded by the coding sequence ATGTCAGCCTCTGAGGCCTCCACGGTTACCGTCAGTGCCCGTCATTTCGACGGCCGGAGCGCGCGGGCGCACCGTGTCTGTCTGCGCTTTTCGGCGACCGGGGTGGTGGTCGAGAGCGAAGCCGGCGAATGGCGTTTGCCGGCCGGCGAATTCAGTGTCTCCGAGGTGCTCGGCGCCACGCCGCGCAGCCTGACGCTGGCCGACGGCCAGAGCTTCGAGGTCAGCGACGTCGCGGCCCTGGCACGCGGGCTGCGCTTGCTGGGCCGGCGCGAGGCGGCGGTAACGCGCTGGCAGCAGAGTTGGCGGGGCGTCGGCGCGGCGCTGGCGGCGACCGTGCTGCTGGTGCTGGTCGCCTATCAATGGGGCTTGCCGGCACTCAGCCGGGGGCTGGCGGCGGCCGCGCCGGCAGCGGTCAGCGAGCATCTGGCGCAGCAGACGCTGGCTTTCCTGGATCGGGGCATGACGCGACCCAGCCGTTTGCCGGAGGCACGGCAGGCGGCCTTGCGTGCCAAGGCGCAGCAGTGGTTCCCACCGGCGGCCGGAGGGCCGGCCTGGCAGCTGCAGTTCCGGGCTTCGGCGCTGGGGCCGAATGCACTGGCGCTGCCCAATGGCGAAATTGTGCTGTTCGATGCGCTGGTCGAACTGGCCGAGGGTGACGAGCAGGTGCTGGCGGTGGTCGCGCACGAACTAGGCCATGTCGCGGCACGGCACGGGCTGCGCCAGTTGATCCAGTCTTCGCTGGTCGGTTTTATTGCCGGAGCTTACCTGGGCGACTTGTCCTCGCTGGTTTCCGGGCTTGCTGCCGCGCTACTCGAAGCCGGCTATTCACGCGATTTTGAACGCGAGGCCGATGCCTATGCGGTGGCCCGGCTGCGCGCTCTCGGCCAGCCGCCGCAACTGCTGGCCGGGATGCTCCAGCGCTTGGAGGCGGCGCATGCGGCCGCCGCCGGGGAGGCTGCAGAGGAAGCGGCCAGTGATCGCCAGACAGGCTGGGGCGGGCTGGCTTCGCATCCGGAAACTGCCGAACGGATTGCCCGGATTCTGGCTGATCGCTAA
- a CDS encoding gamma carbonic anhydrase family protein has protein sequence MPIAPYLDTAPSLDTGVYLHASAQVIGDVQIGADSSVWCNAVIRGDVNRIRIGLGSNIQDLSMVHVTHRSPGKPEGSPTVIGDHVTVGHGVILHGCEIGDECLIGMGSIVMDDAVIEPRVIVGAGSLVPAGKRLSSGYLYVGRPAVQVRPLTAEETAFLRYSAEHYIRVKNNHVETAQAATSSDR, from the coding sequence ATGCCCATCGCTCCTTACCTGGATACCGCGCCCAGCCTGGATACCGGCGTTTATCTGCACGCCAGCGCCCAGGTCATCGGCGACGTGCAGATCGGTGCCGACAGTTCGGTCTGGTGCAACGCGGTGATCCGCGGCGACGTCAATCGGATCCGGATCGGTCTTGGCAGCAATATCCAGGACTTGAGCATGGTCCATGTGACACACCGCAGCCCCGGCAAACCGGAAGGCTCGCCGACCGTGATCGGCGATCACGTGACCGTCGGTCACGGCGTCATCCTGCACGGTTGCGAGATCGGTGACGAATGCCTGATCGGCATGGGCAGCATCGTGATGGACGACGCGGTGATCGAACCCCGGGTCATCGTCGGGGCCGGCAGTCTGGTGCCGGCCGGCAAGCGGCTGAGCAGCGGCTACCTGTATGTCGGTCGTCCCGCAGTCCAGGTCCGCCCCTTGACGGCGGAAGAAACCGCCTTCCTGCGCTACTCGGCGGAACACTACATCCGGGTCAAGAACAACCACGTCGAAACGGCTCAGGCAGCCACTTCGAGCGATCGCTGA
- the serB gene encoding phosphoserine phosphatase SerB has protein sequence MNLIIQGGALPTFLLDRIFAATGASTVEPRPPQVVRLLGATRTPAFDELIPLIEAEKLDWAFVPAGRKLSDFGLICFDMDSTLITIECIDELADFAGKKAEVSEVTEAAMRGEIDYRESLRRRLALMAGLDARVLARVYGERLLLSDGARELLEACQNAGLRTAILSGGFTYFTERLRIELGLDFATSNELEIVGGKLSGRVVGDIVDASAKAHHLLRLRDELGLSKDQVIACGDGANDLLMMAEAGLSVAFHAKPATRAKADVALNFGGLDGLLNLFD, from the coding sequence ATGAATCTGATCATCCAGGGCGGCGCCCTGCCCACCTTTCTCCTTGACCGCATTTTTGCCGCTACCGGCGCGTCGACCGTGGAGCCACGTCCGCCGCAGGTCGTCCGCCTGCTCGGCGCGACGCGCACGCCGGCCTTTGATGAGCTGATCCCGCTGATCGAGGCCGAAAAGCTCGACTGGGCCTTCGTCCCGGCCGGCAGGAAGCTGTCCGATTTCGGGCTGATCTGCTTCGACATGGATTCGACGCTGATCACCATCGAGTGCATCGACGAGCTGGCCGATTTTGCCGGCAAGAAGGCCGAGGTTTCGGAAGTCACCGAAGCCGCGATGCGCGGCGAGATCGACTACCGCGAAAGCCTGCGCCGCCGCCTGGCACTGATGGCCGGACTCGATGCCCGCGTGCTCGCCCGTGTCTATGGCGAACGCCTGCTGCTCTCCGACGGTGCCCGCGAGCTGCTCGAAGCCTGCCAGAATGCCGGCCTGCGCACCGCGATCCTGTCCGGCGGCTTCACCTACTTCACCGAGCGCCTGCGCATCGAGCTCGGTCTCGATTTCGCCACCTCAAACGAACTCGAAATCGTCGGCGGCAAGCTCAGTGGCCGCGTCGTCGGCGACATCGTCGACGCCAGCGCCAAGGCCCACCACCTGCTGCGTCTGCGCGACGAACTCGGTCTTTCCAAAGATCAGGTGATTGCCTGCGGCGACGGTGCCAACGACCTGCTGATGATGGCCGAAGCCGGCCTTTCCGTCGCCTTCCACGCCAAGCCGGCAACCCGCGCCAAGGCCGACGTGGCGCTCAACTTTGGCGGCCTCGACGGGCTGCTCAATCTGTTCGACTAA
- a CDS encoding 3-deoxy-7-phosphoheptulonate synthase, translating to MTPNTENLNVAAFDAMPTPAEIHARLPISESATQVVTAGREALRNILDRKDHRLFVVVGPCSIHDPVAGLDYARRLKALADEVSDTLVLVMRVYFEKPRTTVGWKGYINDPFMDDSFQVNVGMEKAREFLLAVNELGLPAGTEALDPISPQYYGDLIAWTAIGARTTESQTHREMSSGLSTPVGFKNATNGDLTVAVNAILSASRPHSFLGINSDGRVAIVRTTGNAYGHVVLRGGDGKPNYDTVSVTVAEQAIAKGKLPANIVVDCSHANSSKKPELQPLVMNDVVNQIRNGNKSLVGVMIESNIEAGNQPIPADLSQLKYGCSVTDGCVDWDATEKMIRDAAVMLRDVLPGRLD from the coding sequence ATGACCCCCAATACCGAAAACCTCAACGTGGCTGCCTTCGATGCCATGCCGACCCCGGCCGAGATTCATGCCCGGCTGCCGATTTCCGAGTCGGCGACGCAAGTCGTCACCGCTGGCCGCGAAGCGCTGCGCAACATCCTCGACCGCAAGGATCACCGCCTCTTCGTCGTGGTTGGCCCCTGCTCGATCCACGACCCGGTCGCCGGCCTCGACTACGCCCGCCGCCTCAAGGCGCTTGCCGACGAAGTCTCCGACACCCTGGTACTGGTGATGCGCGTCTATTTCGAAAAGCCGCGCACCACCGTCGGCTGGAAGGGCTACATCAACGATCCGTTCATGGACGACTCCTTCCAGGTCAATGTCGGCATGGAAAAGGCCCGCGAATTCCTGCTCGCAGTCAACGAACTCGGCCTGCCCGCCGGTACCGAAGCGCTCGACCCGATTTCACCGCAGTACTACGGCGACCTGATCGCGTGGACCGCGATCGGCGCCCGCACCACCGAATCGCAGACCCACCGCGAAATGTCGTCCGGCCTGTCCACCCCGGTCGGTTTCAAGAACGCGACTAACGGCGACCTCACCGTCGCGGTCAATGCGATTCTGTCCGCCTCGCGTCCGCACTCTTTCCTCGGCATCAACAGCGACGGCCGCGTCGCCATCGTCCGCACCACCGGCAACGCCTACGGCCATGTCGTGCTGCGCGGCGGTGACGGCAAGCCCAACTACGACACGGTCTCGGTCACCGTCGCCGAGCAGGCGATTGCCAAGGGCAAGCTGCCGGCCAACATCGTCGTCGATTGCTCGCACGCCAACAGCTCCAAGAAGCCGGAACTGCAGCCGCTGGTGATGAACGACGTGGTCAATCAGATCCGCAACGGCAACAAATCGCTGGTCGGGGTGATGATCGAATCCAACATTGAAGCCGGCAACCAGCCGATCCCGGCCGACCTCAGCCAGCTCAAGTACGGCTGCTCGGTCACCGACGGCTGCGTCGACTGGGACGCCACCGAAAAAATGATCCGCGACGCCGCCGTAATGCTGCGCGACGTGCTGCCGGGCCGGCTGGATTGA
- a CDS encoding chemotaxis protein CheC, protein MAELSELQQDALAEIFNIGVGRAASSLSLVVGNQIELTAPSISLCPLDRIQESLQGLEFRQFSMVSQRFTGDFDSQAILIFPETNALEIVRLMAGAVELSVEELSELEQEAMCEVGNIILNACMSAVADLLEIAFDGTLPVHSFGDTCNAFLDALGEESKDSMVLFLQVEMRISQHRIQGHIVFLLSVTSLEALLQCLDVYLVKSGLQ, encoded by the coding sequence GTGGCTGAACTCAGCGAATTGCAGCAGGATGCCTTGGCCGAAATTTTCAATATCGGCGTCGGGCGTGCCGCCTCCAGCCTGAGCTTGGTGGTTGGCAACCAGATCGAACTGACCGCGCCGTCGATTTCACTGTGCCCGCTGGATCGCATTCAGGAGAGCCTGCAAGGGCTGGAGTTCCGTCAATTCAGCATGGTCAGCCAGCGATTTACCGGCGATTTCGATTCGCAGGCGATCCTGATTTTTCCCGAAACCAATGCGCTGGAAATCGTCCGGCTGATGGCCGGGGCAGTCGAACTGAGTGTCGAGGAACTGTCCGAGCTTGAGCAGGAGGCGATGTGCGAGGTCGGCAACATCATCCTCAATGCCTGCATGAGCGCGGTTGCCGACCTGCTGGAAATTGCCTTCGATGGCACCTTGCCGGTACATAGCTTCGGTGATACCTGCAACGCCTTCCTCGACGCGCTGGGCGAGGAAAGCAAGGATTCAATGGTGTTGTTCCTGCAGGTGGAGATGCGCATCAGTCAGCACCGCATCCAGGGGCATATCGTTTTCCTGCTCAGCGTCACTTCGCTGGAAGCTTTGTTGCAGTGTCTGGATGTCTATCTGGTCAAGAGCGGCCTGCAATGA